The proteins below come from a single Drosophila teissieri strain GT53w chromosome 3L, Prin_Dtei_1.1, whole genome shotgun sequence genomic window:
- the LOC122618228 gene encoding talin-1 isoform X3: MFYKTKEVRISSVNLTEPQRALLGYISAGQDVLIRADEELRTRAPIQELGSDLRSIEWRENTLDTSKQAVSSHVATMSAATAQIITASHPDEVDTEAISASVSQIAQTIPEVTKEVRLIAALMENDTNGDQLLEAARNLCSAFSDLLKAAEPESKEPPQHLINAASRVGEATTHVLSTIAEEEVPENRDLHDMLLALAKAVANTTAALVLRAKNIAASCEDEQARNRVIGAASQCALATSQLVACAKVVAPTLHNAACREQLEAAAKNVARAVNSLCEVCNEASNDPKLKADLLAAARDVSKSLTDMLEHVKLSSREHANRTSTELSPVENVIIGTDILVSTHDPQEMVRHARTLGQTTAQLIQSIKGEADQQQDADMKRHLLSAAKQLADATAKLVEAARLCSSNPHDSDNQNALRRAAEELREITTTAANTPAMKRGLIQRLEFCSKQAASAATQCISAAQNAVQHSQDHQTKETLLQDCKRVADTIPRLVTSLKTTRAQPDDPNAQLNLIEAAEQFVEPAFQVSKSSRALQPTVTDIPSATQLSKGALHLGQCVSELHSVAQRARDACGGQELESALEEVRKLHDVLDDTRQAAIAGQLRPLPGQTVENTADELRKSAKNVGIALSQLLSSVLHNQRSYAGAAGRDTALALGDFTRSVHGVAATTQNPAIIDCADDVVTSSARLIEQAQRTLQGASNPEALTQAGREVTGALSATVDCIPGQREVDVALRNVSELSEILSMSEFPPSSRPYATLQSELKQVAEQLSSAGGEIVVSYSSPALLAESSQNFAANYRDLLSVSMEMAGQTQEEEVRSHMIESLRHVSTQSCSLLSTAKSIAADPGQPNAKNLLHAAARGVTESINQLVDASIQSAPGQKECDNAMRNIEALRLMLDYPHEPINELGYFDCVEQATGKSRNLGYAISEMINNAKQSQHVEFSQSVNNVNDSIQGLIESSSQAAYLIGVSHPSSVAGRPGIIDQAQLTWAYQGIRQHCDIVSSQQSTKPQMISALTVIAKHTSYLCSICRQASMNTSNPVAKNEFIVLAKQVATATSDLVQAIKAIEEQPSGGSRERLVDPLLEAVKAVRQYASSPEFSSVPAKISAEGRKAQEPVIQAGRGVIDGVVEMVKAAKSLALTPDNPPVWQQLSMHSTPVSESVKRLVDNIRDKAPGQAQCEQVLHTLGTCTRELDSCALAVNAQGLSQRRDNNLHGFSGQTMNSASELIDKLEPIRVAGKNNAEQLGHAVGEISRYVVPMVNGAIGACTHIVHSQQQMSLIQQTRSVVESAITLVQSAKDSAGNPRATHAHPRLDDAIDGTREAIQELQQTVEKISAETGIVTGLMEQVNRSITRLTDKRQSLLNASYSDTFVDYQTRMVARAKEIASLANEINAKSSVEPSALPQLAVDMTQNYQQLTQDSVGASTTTSSPDVAMRIRTTVVDLGRSVSSMIQSSAGGARPNDVGAQKEIARSAREVSEKVAQVLAALQAGSRGTQACINAAHTVSGIIGDLDTTIMFATAGTLHSDGDGSFADHREHILQTAKALVEDTKVLVTGAAGTQDQLANAAQNAVSTITQLAEAVKRGACSLGSAQPDSQVMVINAVKDVASALGDLINCTKLASGKSINDPSMQDLKESARVMVLNVSSLLKTVKAVEDEHTRGTRAMEATVEAISQEIRAMHTPPPVGNTQVGPEDLIRVTMNVTAATAKAVAAGTSNLQTDIVSAANLGRRAISEMLIVCRSVAWNCAETEELRTRTLEAGTAVGESYRDLLSGILHNCSADDRMHLSRRVAKCVTDLVAMARLLKGSDWIDPEDPTVIAENELLGAAASIDAAAKKLASLRPRRQADVKIELDENMKFDEMILEAAKGIMGASAALVRAANAAQRELIDTGKVARRPLTSSDDGQWSEGLISAARLVAAATHSLVEAAQNLVRGVGTEVMLISTAKQVAASTAQLLIACKVKSNPNSEAGRRLQAAGNAVIKSTDNLVHSAQQGLEVEEERSLTINTSMVNGMTQEINARSAVLRKEKELEEARQLLKNVRHAQRYAKNAQGFTTDESDTEYAYRSQNNTLGRSGYYGSSEMPSSPSYLSGGQQQKHHYNYASPQPQHFHHPGAVSPPPSNYPPMDDPNGDFPPPPPPLSTTISNMQTATSGHSFRPNPKLTANAVPRPYPGSPGGSNGLISAPTTSGTPTNTNYQQSYESSSIKSLNSSPPAVPKKPTVNRNLAACVQDLHDKTFGQGGVVQLTGGNGYPGQNYEGYTSRYETRNFDKSANNTTSSSSELGAVKPLESSFSQMTLNTDGGKISIVDQGSERLTSMTQRVMERKSFTTTTESRSETKTEKHSFRLD; encoded by the exons ATGTTTTACAAA ACTAAGGAAGTTCGCATTAGTTCTGTAAATCTGACGGAGCCACAGCGAGCTCTGCTTGGTTACATATCCGCTGGCCAGGATGTCTTAATTCGCGCTGACGAAGAGCTGCGCACTAGG GCACCCATCCAAGAGCTGGGCAGCGATTTGCGCTCTATTGAATGGCGTGAGAACACCCTAGACACTTCCAAACAGGCGGTTAGCAGTCATGTGGCCACTATGAGCGCCGCCACTGCCCAAATTATAACCGCCTCCCATCCGGATGAAGTGGATACGGAGGCCATTTCGGCATCGGTCTCCCAGATCGCCCAAACAATTCCAGAGGTGACCAAGGAGGTGCGCCTTATTGCCGCCTTAATGGAGAACGACACGAATGGTGACCAACTGCTGGAGGCCGCCCGCAACTTGTGCAGTGCCTTCAGTGATCTCCTCAAGGCAGCCGAACCGGAGAGCAAGGAGCCGCCACAGCATCTGATCAATGCAGCCAGTCGAGTGGGCGAAGCTACAACTCATGTACTCAGCACTATTGCCGAAGAAGAGGTTCCCGAGAACCGTGACCTCCACGACATGCTTCTGGCCTTGGCCAAGGCGGTGGCCAATACCACTGCTGCCCTTGTGCTGCGTGCTAAGAACATCGCCGCGAGCTGTGAGGATGAACAGGCCAGGAATCGTGTAATTGGAGCTGCCAGTCAGTGTGCCCTGGCTACCAGTCAATTGGTGGCTTGTGCCAAGGTGGTGGCACCAACGCTCCACAATGCTGCCTGTCGTGAGCAACTGGAAGCGGCTGCCAAAAATGTGGCCAGAGCCGTCAACTCTTTGTGCGAAGTGTGCAATGAAGCCAGCAATGACCCCAAGCTAAAGGCCGATCTCCTAGCAGCCGCTCGTGATGTGTCCAAGAGCCTTACTGATATGTTGGAGCACGTAAAGCTGAGCTCCAGGGAGCATGCCAATCGCACCAGCACCGAACTAAGCCCCGTGGAGAATGTCATAATCGGCACTGATATCCTGGTATCTACCCACGATCCCCAGGAGATGGTGCGCCATGCTCGTACCCTTGGTCAAACCACTGCTCAGCTTATCCAGAGCATCAAGGGGGAGGCGGATCAGCAACAGGACGCAGACATGAAGCGTCATCTGTTATCTGCCGCCAAACAGCTGGCGGATGCCACTGCCAAGTTGGTAGAGGCCGCTCGTCTCTGCTCATCCAACCCTCATGATTCGGATAACCAAAACGCTTTGCGTAGGGCAGCAGAGGAACTTCGAGAGATCACCACTACTGCGGCTAACACGCCTGCGATGAAACGTGGACTTATCCAGCGACTGGAGTTCTGTTCGAAGCAAGCAGCCTCAGCAGCCACCCAGTGCATCTCGGCGGCCCAAAACGCTGTGCAGCACAGCCAAGACCATCAGACTAAGGAGACTCTTCTGCAGGATTGCAAGCGAGTGGCGGACACTATCCCTCGACTGGTCACTTCGTTGAAAACAACTCGTGCGCAACCCGATGATCCCAATGCCCAGCTTAATCTCATCGAGGCGGCGGAACAGTTCGTTGAACCTGCTTTCCAGGTGTCGAAATCGTCGAGAGCTCTACAGCCCACTGTCACCGATATTCCATCTGCTACCCAACTATCCAAGGGTGCCTTGCACTTGGGACAATGTGTCTCGGAGCTACATTCGGTGGCACAGCGTGCTCGTGACGCCTGTGGTGGTCAGGAACTGGAGTCAGCCCTAGAGGAGGTGCGCAAACTGCACGACGTGTTGGACGATACACGTCAGGCTGCTATCGCTGGGCAGTTGCGCCCGTTGCCGGGACAAACCGTTGAAAATACAGCCGATGAGCTAAGGAAATCAGCTAAGAACGTGGGAATCGCCTTGAGCCAACTGCTCTCCTCTGTGCTGCACAACCAGCGCAGCTACGCTGGAGCTGCAGGACGTGACACTGCTTTGGCATTGGGAGATTTCACCAGGAGTGTACATGGAGTGGCGGCCACAACTCAGAATCCAGCAATCATCGACTGTGCAGATGATGTGGTCACCAGCTCGGCGCGACTCATTGAGCAGGCCCAACGTACGTTGCAGGGAGCATCCAACCCGGAGGCTTTGACCCAAGCTGGTCGAGAGGTCACCGGAGCCCTTTCCGCCACCGTGGACTGCATTCCCGGACAGCGAGAAGTGGATGTGGCTTTGAGGAATGTCAGCGAGTTGAGTGAGATCCTATCGATGAGCGAATTCCCACCTTCAAGCCGTCCATATGCCACTCTGCAGTCGGAACTTAAGCAAGTGGCAGAGCAGTTGAGCAGCGCCGGCGGTGAGATTGTTGTGTCGTATTCTTCCCCAGCTTTGCTAGCCGAGAGTAGCCAAAACTTTGCTGCCAACTACCGGGATCTTTTGTCCGTCAGCATGGAAATGGCCGGCCAAACGCAGGAAGAGGAGGTGCGCTCCCACATGATTGAGTCCCTGCGACATGTCTCCACTCAGTCGTGCTCTCTCCTCTCGACTGCCAAGTCGATTGCCGCCGATCCCGGTCAGCCCAATGCGAAGAATCTGCTGCATGCCGCTGCCCGAGGAGTTACCGAGAGTATCAATCAATTGGTTGATGCCAGCATCCAGTCCGCTCCCGGACAAAAGGAGTGCGACAATGCTATGCGCAACATTGAAGCCTTGCGACTAATGTTGGACTATCCTCATGAGCCTATCAACGAGTTGGGATACTTTGATTGCGTAGAACAGGCCACTGGAAAGTCGAGAAACCTTGGCTATGCCATTTCCGAGATGATCAACAATGCCAAGCAGTCGCAGCATGTGGAGTTCAGTCAATCGGTGAACAACGTTAACGACTCCATCCAGGGATTGATTGAGAGCTCATCGCAGGCCGCCTATTTGATTGGAGTTTCGCATCCCTCAAGTGTCGCAGGAAGGCCAGGAATCATCGACCAAGCCCAACTGACTTGGGCCTACCAGGGAATCCGTCAGCACTGCGACATTGTGAGCAGCCAGCAGTCTACTAAGCCGCAAATGATTTCTGCCCTCACGGTGATTGCCAAGCACACCAGTTATCTGTGCTCCATTTGCCGTCAGGCCTCAATGAACACATCGAACCCTGTGGCCAAGAACGAGTTTATTGTGCTTGCCAAGCAGGTGGCCACGGCTACTTCGGACTTGGTGCAGGCTATCAAGGCTATAGAGGAGCAGCCGTCCGGCGGCAGTCGAGAGCGTCTGGTGGATCCCTTATTGGAAGCTGTCAAGGCTGTGCGCCAGTATGCCTCAAGTCCCGAGTTCAGCTCAGTGCCGGCCAAGATATCTGCGGAGGGCAGAAAAGCCCAGGAGCCAGTCATTCAAGCGGGTCGCGGTGTAATCGATGGTGTTGTGGAGATGGTCAAGGCTGCCAAGTCACTGGCCCTCACTCCTGATAATCCGCCAGTGTGGCAACAGCTCTCGATGCACTCCACCCCGGTTTCGGAGTCGGTAAAACGCTTGGTGGACAACATTCGCGACAAGGCACCTGGACAGGCACAGTGCGAGCAGGTGCTCCACACCCTGGGCACATGCACCCGAGAATTGGACAGTTGTGCCCTTGCCGTTAATGCACAGGGTCTCAGCCAGCGCCGCGATAACAACTTGCACGGATTCAGTGGCCAGACGATGAACTCTGCTTCCGAGCTTATTGATAAACTGGAACCCATTCGTGTGGCTGGCAAGAACAATGCTGAACAACTTGGTCATGCTGTGGGCGAAATCTCACGTTATGTGGTGCCCATGGTTAATGGAGCAATTGGGGCCTGCACCCACATTGTTCACAGCCAACAGCAAATGTCGCTGATTCAGCAGACCCGTTCGGTGGTGGAAAGTGCCATTACTCTGGTCCAATCGGCGAAGGACTCGGCTGGCAATCCCCGTGCCACTCATGCCCATCCCCGACTGGATGACGCAATCGATGGCACAAGGGAGGCCATTCAGGAGCTGCAGCAAACCGTGGAGAAGATCAGTGCAGAAACGGGCATTGTGACCGGATTGATGGAGCAGGTGAACCGTTCCATCACCCGATTGACCGACAAGCGGCAGTCTCTGCTGAACGCCTCGTACTCGGATACCTTTGTTGATTACCAGACACGAATGGTGGCGCGAGCAAAGGAAATCGCAAGCCTGGCCAACGAGATTAACGCCAAGAGCAGCGTGGAACCATCGGCTCTACCTCAACTCGCCGTGGACATGACACAAAACTATCAACAGTTGACTCAGGACTCCGTTGGAGCAAGTACCACCACTTCCTCGCCGGATGTGGCTATGCGTATACGCACCACGGTCGTTGATTTGGGCCGATCAGTGAGCTCTATGATTCAGTCGTCGGCAGGCGGAGCACGACCCAACGATGTGGGCGCCCAAAAAGAAATTGCCCGCAGCGCTCGGGAGGTGTCCGAAAAGGTGGCCCAGGTGCTGGCGGCCTTGCAGGCGGGATCGCGTGGAACTCAGGCGTGCATAAATGCAGCCCACACGGTATCCGGCATCATTGGAGACTTGGATACAACCATTATGTTCGCTACCGCAGGAACTTTGCATTCGGATGGAGATGGAAGCTTTGCCGATCACCGCGAGCATATACTGCAAACGGCGAAGGCTTTGGTGGAGGACACCAAGGTTCTGGTGACTGGAGCGGCTGGAACTCAGGATCAGCTAGCCAACGCCGCTCAGAATGCTGTCTCAACCATAA CTCAACTGGCGGAGGCAGTGAAGCGGGGAGCATGCTCGCTGGGATCTGCCCAACCCGATTCCCAGGTCATGGTAATCAACGCCGTCAAGGATGTGGCCTCGGCACTTGGCGATTTAATTAACTGCACTAAGTTGGCCTCTGGCAAGTCCATCAACGATCCCTCCATGCAGGATCTTAAGGAGAGCGCCAGG GTAATGGTGCTGAATGTGTCCTCACTGCTAAAGACTGTGAAGGCTGTCGAGGATGAGCACACTCGCGGTACTCGTGCAATGGAGGCCACCGTGGAAGCCATCTCACAGGAGATTCGG GCCATGCACACTCCACCACCAGTTGGCAACACCCAGGTGGGACCTGAGGATCTGATCCGAGTGACCATGAATGTGACGGCTGCCACTGCCAAGGCTGTTGCTGCCGGAACCTCCAATTTGCAAACTGATATCGTATCTGCAGCCAATCTGGGACGCCGTGCCATTTCTGAAATGCTAATCGTCTGCCGCTCCGTGGCCTGGAACTGTGCCGAAACGGAGGAGCTGAGAACACGCACTCTGGAGGCGGGAACTGCTGTCGGGGAATCGTACCGCGACCTGCTCAGTGGTATCCTGCACAATTGCAGTGCCGACGATCGTATGCATTTGTCGCGTCGCGTTGCCAAGTGCGTCACCGATCTGGTGGCCATGGCCAGGCTGCTCAAGGGCTCCGATTGGATCGATCCCGAGGATCCCACGGTCATTGCGGAGAACGAGCTGTTGGGCGCTGCTGCCTCCATCGATGCTGCCGCCAAGAAATTGGCTTCACTGCGTCCTCGTCGTCAGGCCGATGTCAAG ATTGAACTTGACGAAAACATGAAGTTTGACGAAATGATCTTGGAGGCCGCCAAGGGAATAATGGGAGCATCTGCTGCCTTGGTGCGTGCTGCAAACGCTGCTCAGCGTGAGCTCATCGACACGGGCAAGGTGGCTCGACGTCCGCTAACGAGCTCCGACGATGGCCAGTGGTCGGAGGGCCTCATTTCGGCCGCACGACTTGTGGCCGCCGCTACTCACAGCCTGGTGGAGGCAGCCCAGAACCTGGTGCGCGGAGTGGGCACCGAAGTGATGCTGATTTCTACAGCCAAGCAGGTTGCCGCTTCCACGGCCCAGCTGCTGATTGCCTGCAAGGTGAAGTCGAATCCGAACTCTGAGGCTGGTCGTCGTCTTCAGGCCGCTGGCAATGCAGTGATCAAGTCCACAGACAACCTGGTGCACTCTGCCCAACAGGGCCTGGAAGTAGAGGAGGAGCGCTCGCTTACGATCAACACCTCGATGGTAAACGGCATGACGCAGGAAATCAACGCTCGGTCCGCCGTGCTGCGCAAGGAAAAGGAACTGGAGGAGGCCCGACAGCTTCTGAAGAATGTACGCCACGCGCAGCGCTACGCGAAGAACGCTCAGGGATTCACCACAGACGAAAGTGACACCGAGTACGCCTATAGAAGCCAGAACAAT ACTTTGGGTCGCAGCGGTTACTACGGTTCCAGCGAGATGCCCAGTTCGCCAAGCTACTTGTCcggtggccagcagcagaagcatcACTACAACTATGCCAGTCCGCAGCCGCAGCACTTCCATCACCCAGGAGCGGTGTCTCCACCGCCGTCCAACTACCCACCGATGGACGATCCCAACGGAGACTtcccaccaccaccgccaccactgTCTACGACCATTTCTAACATGCAAACCGCCACATCGGGTCACAGTTTCCGCCCTAATCCCAAGCTAACAGCCAATGCCGTGCCCAGGCCCTATCCAGGTAGTCCTGGCGGCAGCAATGGCCTAATCTCTGCACCCACCACCTCAGGCACACCCACTAACACAAACTACCAGCAAAGTTATGAGTCGTCCAGCATTAAATCGCTAAACTCGTCTCCACCGGCGGTGCCAAAGAAGCCCACTGTAAACCGGAATCTGGCGGCGTGTGTGCAGGATCTGCATGACAAGACGTTTGGTCAGGGCGGCGTAGTACAGCTTACGGGAGGAAATGGCTATCCAGGTCAAAACTACGAGGGATACACGTCCAG ATATGAGACGCGTAACTTCGACAAGTCAGCCAACAataccaccagcagcagcagtgaaCTTGGAGCGGTCAAGCCATTGGAGTCAAGTTTCTCGCAGATGACCCTTAACACCGATGGCGGCAAGATCAGCATTGTTGACCAAGGCTCGGAGCGACTCACCTCGATGACCCAGCGAGTGATGGAGCGCAAGTCCTTCACCACAACAACGGAATCGCGATCGGAGACCAAGACGGAAAAGCACAGTTTTCGATTGGACTGA